A window of the Phycisphaerae bacterium genome harbors these coding sequences:
- a CDS encoding DMT family transporter, giving the protein MTNHPLGQACALLTAIVWGYALVLFKLSGEHIPPLALNLFKSAVGLTLLVLTIIGLTIWDPASLAPVRAQPVGGLCLLLLSGAIGIALADTLFFRALNLIGVGLISVADCAYSPLAILFAWLLLHEQLTIFHYLGAGLVVGGVFLTTRHTLPAHRTRGQMVGGMLLAIVAIGMMAFGIVIAKPVLNELPVTWATALRLVGGWVFLGLFALLGPAWRANWTAFRPSRAWRVVLPASILGTYVSLLLWIAGFKYTDASIAAVLNQTSIIFQSVLAVLILKEHFGRRQLAALTLALMGVVVTTFGAAISSFFVK; this is encoded by the coding sequence ATGACGAATCACCCACTCGGACAAGCCTGCGCGCTCCTGACGGCGATCGTCTGGGGCTACGCGCTGGTGCTCTTCAAGCTCAGCGGCGAACACATCCCGCCGTTGGCGCTGAACCTGTTCAAGAGTGCCGTGGGCCTCACGTTGCTGGTGCTGACGATCATCGGGTTGACGATCTGGGACCCCGCCAGCCTCGCCCCGGTGCGGGCCCAGCCGGTGGGGGGGCTGTGCCTGCTCCTGCTCAGCGGCGCGATCGGCATCGCCCTGGCCGACACGCTCTTCTTCCGCGCGCTGAACCTGATCGGCGTCGGGCTGATCTCGGTGGCCGACTGCGCGTATTCGCCGCTGGCGATCCTGTTCGCGTGGCTGCTACTCCATGAGCAGCTCACTATCTTCCACTATCTGGGGGCGGGGCTGGTCGTCGGCGGCGTGTTCCTGACGACGCGCCACACGCTGCCCGCGCACCGGACCCGCGGCCAGATGGTCGGAGGCATGCTCCTGGCGATCGTGGCGATCGGGATGATGGCGTTCGGCATTGTGATCGCCAAGCCGGTGCTGAACGAACTGCCCGTGACCTGGGCGACGGCGCTGCGCCTGGTCGGCGGCTGGGTGTTTCTAGGGTTATTCGCTCTATTGGGGCCAGCCTGGCGGGCGAACTGGACGGCCTTCCGTCCGTCGCGGGCCTGGCGGGTGGTGCTGCCGGCGTCAATCCTGGGCACGTACGTGAGCCTGTTGCTCTGGATCGCCGGATTCAAGTACACGGACGCGTCGATCGCGGCGGTGTTGAATCAGACCTCGATCATTTTTCAGAGCGTACTGGCGGTGCTCATTCTGAAGGAGCACTTCGGGCGCCGGCAACTCGCGGCGCTGACCCTGGCGCTGATGGGCGTGGTGGTGACCACGTTCGGGGCGGCGATTTCGTCGTTTTTTGTAAAGTGA
- a CDS encoding dual specificity protein phosphatase family protein, with protein MKTRRLSSLILVTCAALAGCGVGELDNYAPLTVFDNFRSIEEGRAYRSAQLDATTLNLVFDEHGIRTIVNLRGENEQDAWYRNERAAAEKAGVTLVDIRMSAGQLPSRDALLLLYDTFQTAEYPILIHCQSGADRTGAASAIWRMVVRGDTREAARVELSLVYGHFEARHPEMDQLVEMFQPDRDWIAHVYQP; from the coding sequence ATGAAAACTCGTCGTTTGTCCAGCCTGATCCTCGTCACCTGCGCCGCGCTCGCCGGTTGCGGCGTCGGCGAGCTGGACAACTATGCGCCGCTCACCGTCTTCGACAACTTCCGCTCCATCGAGGAAGGCCGCGCCTACCGGTCCGCCCAGCTCGACGCCACCACGTTGAACCTCGTCTTCGACGAGCACGGCATCCGCACCATCGTCAACCTCCGCGGCGAGAACGAGCAGGATGCCTGGTACCGCAACGAGCGGGCTGCCGCCGAGAAGGCCGGCGTGACGCTCGTCGACATCCGCATGAGCGCCGGTCAGCTCCCGTCGCGCGATGCGCTGCTGCTGCTCTACGACACGTTCCAGACGGCCGAGTACCCGATCCTCATCCACTGCCAGTCCGGGGCCGACCGCACCGGCGCCGCGTCCGCGATCTGGCGGATGGTGGTGCGCGGCGATACCCGCGAAGCCGCACGGGTAGAGCTTTCGCTCGTCTACGGCCACTTCGAGGCCCGCCATCCGGAGATGGACCAGCTCGTGGAGATGTTCCAGCCTGACCGCGACTGGATTGCCCACGTTTATCAGCCCTAA
- a CDS encoding DUF3857 domain-containing protein produces the protein MSFRRIAISILAGVLLLGGLPPAVRADDDIKAKIAAAGDEKKHNADAVVVLDETDVTVRPSGIGTARSHIVTKILRDAAIRTQSVQVFPYDPNTNRLELIAVRVYRADGTVEELPLDKKAQQPQPSWGVFWGTQQYLVTVPRLAVGDAVETISEMTGFNVAYLEGAEAQPTGGTPVPQVPQVPPGEAQLNAKGEVLNPPVPGHWHDEVHFWSDRPVIEKRYTVRLPKDKPLQFEVYNGELRPAVTLEGDQVVYSFEKKDLKPLPSEPSMEPWPNVAPKLLLATLPTWEDKARWLYQVSEPQFEPDDAIRAKVAEVIKDCKTDEEKYTALNHWVAENIRYAGTSRGMCEGYTIHSCRETFHDRAGVCKDKAGMLAGMLRVAGFDSFVCMTMARQRVDRIPADQFNHCVTCIRKPDGALILLDPTWMPKSRDNWSTLEPNQHVVYGLPEGKELSTSPYFPPEECQATWRCVSIVHDDNKLTGAFGFEAVGTPEGRLRRALAGVPPAERANYFDQTVQRLSPNAVVQSVACDEPDDFARPLHIRCDFAAPRFVLGDGQQRMLALPMLQTIFGDRTLSDLFGQTGPAERKYGLKLWASRRALFEETIKLPAGWTVKKLPEAVDMDGPSAGLHFKIESKEGEIQYTCDLIIKNWIVPPADYANFKQVMEKFEELTGRVVTCEREGGHAQR, from the coding sequence ATGTCATTCCGCCGGATCGCAATCTCAATTCTCGCCGGAGTACTCCTGCTGGGTGGCCTGCCGCCGGCGGTGCGGGCCGATGACGACATCAAGGCGAAGATCGCCGCCGCGGGGGACGAGAAAAAACACAACGCGGACGCGGTGGTCGTGCTGGATGAGACGGACGTCACCGTCCGGCCGAGCGGGATCGGCACGGCGCGCAGTCACATCGTGACCAAGATCCTGCGCGACGCGGCGATCCGCACGCAGTCGGTGCAGGTGTTCCCCTACGACCCGAACACGAACCGGCTGGAGCTGATCGCGGTCCGCGTGTACCGCGCGGACGGGACCGTCGAGGAGCTGCCGCTGGACAAGAAGGCCCAGCAGCCGCAGCCGTCGTGGGGCGTGTTCTGGGGCACACAGCAATACCTCGTGACGGTGCCGCGGCTGGCGGTGGGCGACGCGGTCGAGACCATCAGCGAGATGACCGGGTTCAATGTGGCGTATTTGGAGGGCGCGGAGGCCCAACCCACCGGCGGGACGCCGGTGCCACAGGTGCCACAGGTGCCCCCCGGGGAGGCGCAGCTCAATGCCAAGGGCGAGGTGTTGAACCCGCCGGTGCCGGGACATTGGCACGACGAAGTGCACTTTTGGTCGGACCGGCCGGTGATCGAGAAGCGCTACACGGTGCGGTTGCCGAAGGACAAGCCGCTGCAGTTCGAAGTGTACAACGGCGAGCTGCGGCCGGCGGTCACGCTCGAAGGCGACCAGGTCGTGTACTCCTTCGAGAAGAAGGACCTGAAGCCGCTGCCCAGCGAGCCATCGATGGAGCCGTGGCCGAACGTGGCCCCGAAGCTGCTGCTGGCGACGCTGCCGACGTGGGAGGACAAGGCGCGCTGGCTGTATCAGGTCAGCGAGCCGCAGTTCGAGCCCGACGACGCGATTAGGGCGAAGGTCGCCGAGGTCATCAAGGACTGCAAGACGGACGAGGAGAAGTACACCGCGCTCAATCATTGGGTGGCGGAGAATATCCGCTACGCCGGCACGAGCCGCGGCATGTGCGAGGGGTACACGATCCACTCCTGCAGGGAAACGTTTCACGACCGGGCGGGCGTGTGCAAGGACAAGGCGGGGATGCTGGCCGGGATGTTGCGCGTGGCGGGGTTCGACTCGTTCGTTTGCATGACGATGGCGCGGCAGCGCGTGGACCGCATTCCGGCGGACCAGTTCAACCACTGCGTGACGTGCATTCGCAAGCCGGACGGGGCGCTCATCCTGCTGGACCCGACGTGGATGCCGAAGAGCCGTGACAACTGGTCGACGCTGGAGCCGAACCAGCACGTGGTGTACGGGCTGCCGGAGGGCAAGGAGCTGTCGACCTCGCCGTACTTCCCGCCGGAGGAATGCCAGGCAACCTGGCGGTGCGTCAGCATCGTGCACGATGACAACAAGCTGACGGGGGCATTCGGATTTGAGGCGGTGGGCACGCCGGAGGGCCGGCTGCGGCGAGCACTGGCAGGTGTGCCGCCGGCGGAGCGGGCGAACTACTTCGACCAGACGGTGCAGCGGCTGAGCCCGAACGCGGTGGTGCAGAGCGTGGCGTGCGACGAGCCGGACGATTTTGCGCGGCCGCTGCACATCCGCTGCGACTTTGCGGCGCCGCGGTTCGTGCTGGGTGACGGACAGCAGCGGATGTTGGCGCTGCCAATGCTGCAGACGATCTTCGGCGACCGCACGCTCTCCGACTTGTTCGGGCAGACCGGGCCGGCCGAGCGGAAGTACGGGTTGAAGCTCTGGGCCTCGCGGCGGGCGCTGTTCGAGGAGACGATCAAGCTGCCGGCGGGGTGGACGGTGAAGAAGCTGCCGGAGGCGGTCGATATGGACGGGCCCTCGGCGGGGTTGCACTTCAAGATCGAGAGCAAGGAGGGGGAAATCCAGTACACGTGCGACCTGATCATCAAGAACTGGATCGTGCCGCCGGCGGACTACGCGAACTTCAAGCAGGTGATGGAGAAATTCGAGGAGTTGACGGGGCGCGTCGTGACGTGCGAGCGGGAGGGTGGCCATGCGCAGCGCTAG